From a region of the Desulfuromonas sp. KJ2020 genome:
- a CDS encoding calcium/sodium antiporter: MTWILLLAGFALLVAGAEYLVRGAASLAMDFGISPLVVGLTVVAFGTSSPELAVSVFSSLKGQAGLALGNVVGSNICNVLVILGLSALVAPLVVSRQVVRLEVPIMIGVSFLLVGMALDGSLARWEGMLLFLGAIVYTGWTVRRSLRENKQKPAEDEVDNAIVPSSRPMQIVQIVGGLALLGLGSRWLVQGAVTIAQHFGVSDLVIGLTVVAIGTSLPELATSVLASIRGQRDIAVGNVVGSNIFNILVVLGLTAAVVPGGVPVPRSALTFDLPVMLAVAVACLPIFLTGHRIARREGALFFAYYGIYAAFLIMTAMEHEAKPLFVQAVLIFVVPLTLVTLGISLWRHFRVVPYGKD, translated from the coding sequence ATGACGTGGATCTTGTTGCTGGCCGGTTTTGCCCTGCTGGTGGCCGGGGCTGAATACCTGGTACGCGGGGCGGCCTCTCTGGCCATGGATTTCGGAATTTCTCCTCTGGTGGTCGGCCTGACCGTGGTGGCCTTCGGTACCAGTTCGCCAGAACTGGCGGTCAGTGTCTTCTCCTCCCTCAAGGGGCAGGCCGGTCTCGCCCTTGGCAACGTGGTGGGCAGCAATATCTGCAACGTATTGGTGATTCTGGGCCTGTCGGCGCTGGTTGCCCCGCTGGTGGTCTCCCGCCAGGTGGTACGCCTTGAAGTGCCCATCATGATCGGGGTTTCCTTTCTGCTGGTCGGGATGGCGCTGGACGGTTCACTGGCACGCTGGGAAGGGATGCTCCTTTTCCTTGGCGCGATCGTTTACACCGGCTGGACGGTCAGACGCAGCCTGCGGGAGAATAAGCAGAAACCGGCAGAGGACGAGGTGGATAACGCTATCGTGCCGTCGTCCCGTCCCATGCAGATCGTGCAGATTGTTGGCGGTCTGGCCCTGCTGGGCCTCGGCTCCCGCTGGCTGGTGCAGGGCGCGGTGACTATTGCCCAGCACTTCGGGGTCAGCGATCTCGTTATCGGTCTTACCGTGGTCGCTATCGGCACCTCCCTGCCCGAACTGGCCACCTCGGTGCTGGCCAGCATCCGGGGTCAGCGCGACATTGCCGTCGGCAATGTGGTCGGCAGCAACATCTTCAATATCCTTGTCGTTCTTGGCCTCACCGCCGCTGTGGTGCCTGGCGGGGTGCCAGTGCCGCGTTCGGCGCTGACCTTCGATTTGCCCGTCATGCTGGCCGTCGCCGTGGCCTGCCTCCCCATCTTTCTCACCGGGCATCGCATCGCCCGTCGCGAAGGGGCGCTTTTCTTTGCCTATTACGGCATCTATGCGGCCTTTTTGATCATGACGGCCATGGAGCATGAGGCCAAGCCGCTTTTTGTGCAGGCCGTTCTCATCTTCGTCGTCCCGCTGACCCTGGTGACCCTCGGCATCTCCCTCTGGCGACATTTTCGTGTGGTTCCCTACGGTAAGGATTAA
- a CDS encoding outer membrane protein yields MIKARFALLTLFLALLSLPAFAQDEGFYIAGSYGALLVNESEGEKPSGDFAVDFDAGNALTFALGYDFGTKHPDIGVGRLELELALREIPLKETDFTGALTTAEGDLEVRSLMLNSFGESRDNLPWIPYIGLGVGVAEMRLENATVGGAPFVDDTDVVFAFQAGAGVGFMVSDPLTLDFGYRFQGTTKPELTTASGEKFELEHYSHLLLVGARVTF; encoded by the coding sequence ATGATCAAAGCTCGCTTCGCCCTGCTGACCTTGTTTCTTGCCCTGCTCAGTCTGCCGGCCTTCGCCCAGGACGAGGGCTTCTATATCGCCGGCAGCTACGGTGCTCTGCTGGTCAACGAATCCGAGGGTGAAAAACCATCCGGGGATTTTGCCGTGGATTTCGATGCGGGCAACGCGCTGACCTTCGCCCTGGGCTACGACTTTGGCACCAAACATCCCGATATCGGGGTGGGACGGTTGGAACTGGAACTGGCCCTGCGCGAAATACCTTTAAAAGAAACGGACTTTACCGGCGCCCTGACCACCGCCGAAGGCGATCTGGAAGTCCGCAGCCTCATGCTCAACTCCTTCGGCGAATCACGGGACAATCTCCCTTGGATTCCCTATATCGGTCTGGGAGTCGGTGTGGCCGAAATGCGTCTTGAAAACGCCACCGTCGGCGGCGCGCCTTTTGTCGACGATACCGACGTCGTCTTTGCCTTCCAGGCCGGGGCCGGCGTCGGTTTCATGGTCAGCGACCCCCTGACCCTCGATTTCGGCTACCGCTTTCAGGGAACAACCAAGCCGGAACTTACCACGGCCAGCGGTGAAAAATTCGAACTGGAGCATTACAGCCATCTCTTGCTGGTGGGCGCGCGTGTTACCTTTTGA
- a CDS encoding rubredoxin-like domain-containing protein, with product MKQEQYVCLVCGFNMVNFHPENCPFCGAPKKKFITAKECSARFKVISSPVNKKVTRLNSQPDLGYEHAAYRLETDQGAIWIDCPSSFDTSLPRVDTILFTHHHFLGAVNLYREYFAAKVGIHQADSNHEICRPFSFDNLFDSNFSYRGIEAFHLNGHTPGFTFYIFEETLFICDYFFLTGDGMKLNPFGPADRTIGGSNQLRSFLDGRQISTVCGYNYVIDYPEWKRRFDAGAPFGGF from the coding sequence ATGAAACAGGAACAATATGTCTGCCTGGTCTGCGGATTCAATATGGTGAATTTTCATCCGGAGAATTGTCCCTTTTGCGGAGCGCCAAAGAAAAAGTTTATTACGGCAAAGGAATGCTCGGCTCGGTTCAAGGTCATATCCAGCCCAGTCAACAAGAAGGTGACCCGGCTCAACTCTCAACCGGACCTCGGGTATGAGCATGCCGCCTATCGGCTCGAAACCGACCAAGGCGCCATCTGGATCGACTGCCCTTCTTCCTTTGACACCTCCCTGCCGCGAGTCGATACGATCCTGTTCACACATCACCACTTTCTTGGAGCCGTCAACCTCTATCGGGAATATTTTGCCGCCAAGGTAGGTATCCATCAGGCCGACTCGAATCATGAAATCTGCCGCCCATTCAGCTTTGACAACCTTTTCGACAGTAACTTCAGCTATCGTGGCATTGAAGCATTCCACCTCAATGGACACACACCCGGTTTTACTTTCTACATATTCGAAGAGACGTTGTTTATTTGCGATTACTTCTTTCTCACAGGGGACGGCATGAAGCTTAATCCCTTCGGTCCAGCCGACAGGACCATCGGAGGCAGTAACCAACTTCGGAGCTTTCTTGACGGGCGTCAGATTTCGACCGTCTGCGGGTATAACTACGTCATCGACTACCCAGAGTGGAAGCGCCGTTTCGATGCGGGAGCTCCGTTTGGGGGTTTCTGA
- a CDS encoding cytochrome-c peroxidase has product MKRIVGSFCIIAAVSILMTLPAVAAAELTPKEELGKALYFDTSLSNPSNMACADCHADIAGFTGPNPGINLLDAIYPGAVHKRAGNRKPPTSAYAGASPVFDYDAGEGLFIGGMFWDGRATGWVTGDPLADQAMGPFLNPVEQNLSSEQEACMIVAASKYASLYEEVWGEPIDCDNYDVDGHLVAYKNFALSIAAFEDSPEVNPYTSKFDYVQAGEAVFTEQEQLGWELFQADGKGMCALCHPAPLFTDFSYDNLGVPRNPDNPFYDMDEVFLDDGTAINADGETWVDPGLGGFLSTLPEASFALWGLNKTDAVAENMGKHKVPTLRNVDKRPGPGFVKTYMHNGAFKSLEEVVNFYDERDIMIANGAVVPEVLENMNVAELGNLGLTEAEEAALVAFMKTLSDGYDPKKDK; this is encoded by the coding sequence ATGAAACGAATCGTAGGCTCATTCTGCATTATCGCTGCTGTTTCCATCCTTATGACGCTGCCGGCTGTTGCTGCCGCTGAATTAACCCCCAAAGAAGAGCTTGGCAAGGCGCTGTATTTCGACACATCCCTTTCAAACCCCAGCAACATGGCCTGCGCGGACTGCCACGCCGATATCGCCGGCTTCACCGGACCCAATCCTGGTATTAATCTGCTGGATGCCATATACCCTGGCGCTGTGCATAAACGCGCCGGGAACCGCAAGCCCCCTACATCGGCCTATGCCGGCGCGAGCCCCGTTTTTGATTATGACGCCGGGGAAGGCCTTTTCATCGGCGGCATGTTTTGGGACGGTCGGGCTACCGGCTGGGTAACGGGAGACCCGTTGGCGGACCAGGCGATGGGGCCTTTTCTCAATCCGGTCGAACAGAATCTCTCCAGTGAACAGGAAGCCTGCATGATCGTGGCTGCCTCCAAATATGCCAGCCTCTATGAGGAGGTTTGGGGTGAGCCTATTGATTGCGATAATTATGACGTTGATGGCCATCTGGTCGCGTATAAAAATTTCGCTTTGTCCATTGCGGCTTTTGAGGACAGTCCAGAAGTCAACCCCTATACCTCGAAGTTCGACTACGTCCAGGCTGGCGAGGCGGTGTTTACCGAGCAGGAGCAATTGGGCTGGGAACTCTTCCAGGCGGACGGCAAGGGCATGTGCGCCCTGTGTCACCCCGCCCCCCTGTTCACCGATTTCAGTTACGACAATCTGGGTGTACCGAGAAATCCCGACAACCCCTTCTACGACATGGATGAGGTTTTCCTCGATGACGGTACCGCCATTAATGCAGATGGCGAGACCTGGGTTGACCCCGGTCTTGGCGGATTCTTGAGCACTCTCCCCGAAGCTTCCTTTGCCCTTTGGGGCTTGAATAAAACGGATGCCGTTGCTGAAAACATGGGTAAACACAAAGTGCCGACTTTGCGCAATGTCGACAAACGCCCCGGCCCGGGTTTCGTAAAGACCTATATGCACAACGGTGCTTTTAAATCGTTGGAAGAAGTCGTAAATTTTTATGATGAACGGGACATCATGATAGCTAACGGCGCCGTAGTTCCCGAGGTTCTGGAAAATATGAACGTCGCCGAACTTGGCAATCTGGGCCTGACGGAGGCAGAGGAGGCCGCTCTGGTTGCCTTCATGAAAACCCTCTCCGATGGCTACGATCCGAAGAAAGACAAGTAA
- a CDS encoding DUF1328 family protein — protein MLRWALIFFLVAFVSALLGFTDIAAAAAGIAKILFFIFLILFLVALVAGVFRRPRV, from the coding sequence ATGTTGAGATGGGCGCTTATTTTTTTTCTGGTCGCCTTCGTTTCTGCCTTGTTAGGCTTTACCGATATTGCCGCTGCAGCCGCCGGCATAGCCAAAATCCTGTTTTTTATTTTCCTGATACTGTTTCTGGTGGCCCTGGTTGCCGGTGTTTTTAGGCGGCCACGGGTTTAG
- a CDS encoding rhodanese-like domain-containing protein, which yields MFFAKIKSEGLAQLSYIVGDGQKAAVIDPRLDCEVYREIADREGAQITHIFETHRNEDFVVGSCTLAEMTGAAIYHGAELLFAYGRTADEGDRFEFGNIALEIIKTPGHTDESISLVLSDREFSDQPLAVFAGDALFIGDVGRTDFFPERAEEVAGLLYDSIFDKLLPLGDHVLLYPAHGAGSVCGSGMASREFSSLGYERQFNPALQIANRAEFIDMKVAEQHYYPNYFRQMEKLNLGGPPLPATLPRPLPTSANEFAKSMDGGLLALDTRSPEAFSGAYIPGSLAIPLDMIPAYAGWFIAYDCDIGLIVQNYADVEPAVRYLARLGYRNIVSYLDEGLHGWEISGRAYDQIPTIYAGDLKRRMGQDEDFVLLDVRKAEEIKTARLPGTTEIFLGDVPERLDEIPRDKPIITFCGSGRRAIIAASILKRNGFERVENCLGSMAACQAVGCSIES from the coding sequence ATGTTTTTCGCGAAAATCAAATCGGAAGGCCTGGCCCAACTGTCCTACATCGTCGGCGACGGCCAGAAAGCTGCTGTCATCGATCCGCGACTGGATTGTGAAGTCTATCGAGAAATAGCCGACCGTGAGGGCGCCCAAATCACGCATATCTTCGAGACACACCGCAACGAGGATTTCGTAGTCGGTTCCTGTACGCTGGCCGAAATGACCGGGGCCGCTATTTACCATGGTGCTGAACTGCTCTTCGCGTATGGTCGGACTGCCGACGAAGGGGACCGGTTTGAATTCGGTAATATCGCTCTGGAAATCATCAAGACGCCCGGTCATACCGACGAGAGTATTTCGCTGGTGTTGAGCGACCGGGAGTTCAGTGATCAGCCACTCGCCGTCTTTGCCGGGGATGCCCTTTTTATCGGCGATGTCGGCCGCACCGATTTCTTTCCCGAGCGGGCCGAGGAGGTTGCCGGCCTGCTTTACGACAGCATCTTCGACAAACTCCTGCCCCTTGGCGACCATGTTCTTCTCTACCCGGCCCATGGGGCCGGATCGGTCTGCGGCTCGGGCATGGCATCGCGGGAGTTTTCTTCCCTGGGCTATGAGCGGCAATTCAATCCCGCCCTTCAGATCGCCAACCGTGCAGAGTTCATCGATATGAAAGTGGCGGAGCAGCACTATTATCCGAACTATTTTCGACAGATGGAAAAGTTGAATCTGGGTGGACCGCCCCTGCCGGCCACTTTGCCACGTCCGCTGCCGACCAGTGCGAATGAGTTTGCCAAAAGCATGGACGGCGGTCTTCTAGCCCTCGATACCCGAAGCCCCGAAGCTTTTTCCGGCGCTTATATCCCCGGCAGCCTGGCTATTCCCCTGGACATGATCCCGGCGTATGCCGGCTGGTTCATAGCTTACGACTGCGACATCGGTCTGATCGTCCAGAATTATGCCGATGTGGAACCTGCTGTCCGCTACCTGGCCAGACTCGGTTATCGCAACATCGTCAGCTATCTTGATGAGGGTCTGCATGGCTGGGAAATCAGCGGTCGCGCTTACGATCAAATCCCGACAATTTATGCCGGCGACCTGAAACGCCGGATGGGTCAAGATGAGGATTTCGTCCTTCTGGATGTGCGCAAGGCGGAAGAGATCAAGACAGCCAGGCTACCGGGAACCACCGAAATCTTTCTCGGCGATGTTCCCGAGCGTCTTGACGAGATCCCCAGAGATAAGCCGATTATTACTTTCTGCGGCAGTGGCCGCCGGGCGATCATCGCCGCCTCAATTCTCAAGCGGAACGGTTTTGAACGCGTTGAGAACTGTCTGGGGTCAATGGCGGCCTGTCAGGCAGTCGGCTGCAGTATCGAATCCTGA
- a CDS encoding SDR family oxidoreductase yields MQIQGKTALVSGANGGIGEALVRELLKRGAARIYAAVRKLESAKALTQLDINKIVPVQLDITDEASITAAAAHCRDIDLLFNNAGCNQVTSLMSPTALQAARLEMDINYFGTLAMCQAFAPLLRARGGGLIANVCSIIGLVNLPANGTYCASKAAVHSMIQGIRAELRPQNIQVIGIYPGPVDTAMTAGQDMPKASSLEVAFAICNGVEAGDEYIFPDPMSKEVSAMLAKDSKGVEKQFATYLP; encoded by the coding sequence ATGCAAATTCAAGGAAAAACGGCTTTGGTCAGCGGTGCCAACGGCGGCATCGGGGAAGCCTTGGTGAGAGAGCTTCTGAAAAGAGGCGCGGCCAGGATATATGCCGCTGTCCGTAAATTGGAATCGGCCAAGGCGCTGACCCAGCTTGATATCAACAAGATCGTGCCGGTTCAACTCGATATTACCGACGAGGCCAGTATTACCGCAGCTGCCGCTCACTGCCGCGATATCGACCTGCTGTTCAACAATGCCGGCTGCAATCAGGTCACCAGCTTGATGAGTCCGACGGCTCTGCAGGCTGCCCGCCTGGAGATGGACATCAACTACTTCGGCACCCTGGCCATGTGCCAAGCCTTCGCGCCCCTGCTCAGAGCGCGGGGAGGGGGCCTGATCGCCAACGTCTGCTCCATTATCGGGCTGGTCAATCTGCCGGCCAACGGCACCTACTGCGCCTCGAAAGCCGCCGTGCATTCGATGATTCAGGGAATTCGGGCCGAACTCCGCCCCCAGAATATCCAGGTCATCGGTATTTATCCGGGCCCGGTCGATACCGCCATGACAGCCGGCCAGGACATGCCCAAAGCCTCATCCCTGGAAGTCGCCTTCGCCATCTGCAACGGCGTTGAAGCCGGTGATGAGTACATTTTCCCCGATCCCATGTCCAAAGAAGTCAGCGCCATGCTGGCCAAGGACTCCAAAGGGGTCGAAAAACAATTCGCCACCTATCTTCCGTAG
- a CDS encoding PQQ-dependent sugar dehydrogenase gives MTILKFRVALILGMFLSVVCLCPASAETVSSQKHRFRVVTVVEGLEHPWGLAFLPDGGMLVTERPGRLRLVRQGRLDPQPVEGLPAIAAKGQGGLLDVALHPDFAQNRLVYISFAAAGEGGIGTEVARGRLNGHRLEGVQTIFRLQPKSDRGIHFGSRLVFDRAGYLFITLGDRGEMARAQKWDDHAGSVIRLHDDGRVPADNPYKSHSGWKPEIYSIGHRNVQGAALHPQTGELWAHEHGPQGGDEINIIRAGNNYGWPVITYGVNYGLGTRIGMGTHRQGMIQPLHYWVPTSIAPSGMAFYEGDRFVHWQGDLFVGALREEMLVRLRFEGTRVVEEEHLLKDALGRIRDVRSGPDGYLYLLTDHRKGKLVRLEPLGEKER, from the coding sequence ATGACCATTCTAAAGTTTCGCGTTGCTTTGATCCTTGGCATGTTTTTGTCGGTGGTATGCCTCTGCCCGGCTTCGGCAGAAACCGTTTCCAGCCAGAAACATCGCTTCCGGGTGGTGACGGTGGTAGAAGGGCTGGAACATCCCTGGGGCCTGGCATTTCTTCCGGATGGCGGCATGCTGGTCACCGAACGTCCGGGCCGGCTCCGTCTGGTCCGTCAGGGACGTCTGGATCCGCAGCCAGTGGAGGGTTTGCCAGCCATCGCGGCTAAAGGGCAGGGGGGATTGCTGGACGTGGCCTTGCACCCGGATTTCGCTCAAAACAGGCTGGTTTATATTTCCTTTGCAGCCGCCGGCGAAGGGGGAATCGGTACGGAGGTCGCCCGCGGTCGCCTGAATGGCCATCGGCTGGAGGGGGTGCAAACGATTTTCCGCCTGCAGCCCAAGTCCGACCGGGGTATCCATTTCGGTTCCCGCCTGGTGTTTGACCGGGCCGGCTATCTTTTCATTACGCTGGGTGATCGGGGTGAGATGGCGCGGGCTCAAAAATGGGATGACCATGCCGGTTCGGTGATCCGTCTGCATGATGATGGCCGGGTGCCCGCCGACAATCCCTATAAAAGCCATTCCGGCTGGAAACCGGAGATTTACTCCATCGGACATCGCAACGTGCAGGGGGCGGCTCTGCACCCGCAAACCGGCGAGTTATGGGCCCATGAACACGGGCCCCAGGGTGGGGACGAGATCAACATCATCCGGGCGGGAAACAACTACGGCTGGCCGGTTATCACCTATGGGGTCAATTATGGTCTGGGGACCCGCATCGGCATGGGAACGCACCGGCAGGGCATGATCCAGCCTCTGCACTATTGGGTGCCCACCTCCATCGCGCCGTCGGGGATGGCATTCTATGAGGGAGATCGCTTTGTGCACTGGCAGGGGGATCTCTTTGTCGGGGCGCTGCGCGAAGAGATGCTGGTGCGTCTGCGTTTTGAGGGTACCCGCGTGGTCGAAGAAGAGCATCTGCTTAAAGATGCCCTGGGCCGTATTCGTGATGTACGGTCGGGACCGGACGGCTATCTTTACCTGCTGACGGATCACCGTAAGGGGAAGCTGGTACGCCTGGAGCCGCTTGGGGAGAAAGAGAGATAA
- a CDS encoding diguanylate cyclase, translating into MNPKIFVSMLLVGAAYYVGAWTGVHQTITPEGIAVLWPPNAILLSAFLVLPYRRWPLIALAAMAAEILADVPVFPLWAAGAFGMVNIFEASLAAVLIRRFVPTPFNFDRLRSGWFFLLFGPLLVSGFAALLGAGVYILLGRADTPYPALWQIWWFGDALGLLLLTPPIVVVWRWLEAGCPGLRWRAAVEAGLLWLVIGALGLKAFTASPPATTELYFTQFWFVPLGILAALRLGVLGAAATVTLIAALAVGNLVRGTHPYISVGPQYAVWLTQEYLTIVAVVSVGLALLLKEISDQREALSKNKRALQIYNEILEARVNERTLALEKSNQALQEANQRLAAIAAIDELTGIPNRRHFREEAQREMSRLGKDGAEATVIMVDLDHFKKINDEYGHEAGDVVLRAITGPLRQSIRPRDLMGRMGGEEFVVLLSGLEKKASARVAERIRAAIEALTVDYRDAQIRLTASFGVAQWDGQGTLDDLVRQADDALYRAKANGRNRVEIVDPSTQSA; encoded by the coding sequence GTGAACCCTAAAATTTTTGTATCTATGCTGCTCGTGGGCGCCGCCTATTATGTCGGGGCCTGGACCGGGGTTCATCAGACGATTACGCCAGAAGGTATTGCCGTATTGTGGCCGCCGAACGCCATTCTTTTGTCGGCGTTTCTTGTCCTGCCATATCGTCGCTGGCCTTTGATCGCTCTGGCGGCCATGGCCGCCGAAATTTTGGCTGATGTCCCCGTTTTTCCTCTGTGGGCGGCCGGCGCCTTTGGGATGGTCAATATTTTTGAGGCTTCGCTGGCAGCTGTCCTCATCCGTCGCTTCGTTCCTACCCCCTTCAACTTTGATCGTCTGCGCAGTGGTTGGTTCTTTCTGTTGTTCGGCCCGCTGCTCGTTTCGGGTTTTGCCGCTCTGCTCGGCGCGGGAGTCTACATTCTGCTGGGCCGGGCTGATACCCCTTATCCGGCACTGTGGCAAATCTGGTGGTTTGGCGATGCTCTGGGCCTGCTGCTGTTAACACCCCCCATTGTCGTGGTCTGGCGCTGGCTGGAAGCCGGGTGTCCTGGTTTACGCTGGCGGGCAGCAGTCGAGGCCGGTTTGCTGTGGCTGGTTATTGGCGCCTTGGGACTCAAAGCGTTCACAGCCAGTCCTCCCGCAACGACGGAGCTTTATTTCACACAATTCTGGTTTGTTCCGCTGGGGATTCTGGCGGCGCTGCGCCTGGGCGTACTCGGCGCGGCGGCCACCGTCACCCTTATCGCGGCCCTGGCCGTGGGAAACCTGGTGCGGGGTACGCATCCCTATATCTCAGTCGGTCCCCAGTATGCCGTCTGGCTGACCCAGGAATACCTCACCATCGTCGCCGTCGTCTCGGTTGGTTTGGCGTTGCTGCTCAAAGAAATTTCCGATCAACGGGAGGCCCTGAGCAAAAACAAGCGTGCCCTGCAGATATACAACGAGATTCTAGAGGCACGTGTGAATGAGCGCACCCTGGCGCTGGAAAAGTCGAATCAGGCCCTACAGGAAGCCAATCAACGCCTGGCGGCAATAGCCGCCATCGACGAATTGACGGGAATCCCGAATCGACGGCACTTCCGCGAAGAAGCTCAGCGCGAAATGAGTCGCCTGGGGAAGGATGGGGCCGAGGCAACCGTGATTATGGTCGACCTGGATCATTTCAAGAAGATCAATGACGAATACGGGCATGAAGCGGGCGACGTGGTGCTTCGCGCCATTACCGGTCCCTTGCGTCAATCCATCCGTCCTCGGGATCTCATGGGGCGCATGGGAGGCGAAGAGTTTGTCGTTCTGCTCTCAGGCCTGGAAAAAAAGGCGTCGGCGCGGGTAGCCGAACGCATTCGCGCGGCCATCGAAGCCCTGACCGTCGATTATCGCGATGCGCAGATTCGCCTGACGGCCAGCTTCGGAGTGGCCCAGTGGGATGGTCAGGGCACCCTGGACGACCTCGTCCGCCAGGCGGACGACGCCCTCTATCGGGCCAAGGCGAACGGCCGCAACCGGGTGGAGATTGTCGATCCTTCCACGCAGAGTGCTTGA
- a CDS encoding type II toxin-antitoxin system RelE/ParE family toxin, translated as MSAVTLRITRNFSRNLDEIEAYLREVEAPEAFSGLLDDLFDEVLPALEVFPNMGANFFRHPTTCRETRIRANNLRQRLGPGTLLLELIRGDYLLLYACRKGELFLLAIRHHRQVSFNFSDHWPD; from the coding sequence ATGAGCGCCGTCACCTTGCGAATAACCCGCAACTTTTCCCGCAATCTCGACGAAATCGAGGCGTATCTGCGCGAGGTCGAGGCGCCTGAGGCCTTTAGCGGACTCCTCGACGATCTTTTCGACGAGGTCTTGCCCGCCCTCGAAGTCTTTCCCAACATGGGTGCCAATTTTTTTCGCCATCCGACGACATGCCGGGAAACCCGGATAAGAGCAAACAACCTTCGCCAACGTCTGGGGCCAGGGACTCTTCTGCTTGAATTGATCCGCGGGGACTACCTGCTGCTTTACGCCTGCCGCAAGGGGGAGCTTTTTCTTCTCGCTATCCGCCATCACCGCCAGGTATCCTTTAACTTCTCCGACCATTGGCCGGATTGA
- a CDS encoding type II toxin-antitoxin system Phd/YefM family antitoxin produces the protein MPITSKDIVPLKEMRARLTELADEACAGREKIITRNGKAYVALIDARRLDYYHRLERENIHLGLLDEAARGWDDVEEGNLLTVAELKSRYSRGK, from the coding sequence ATGCCCATTACAAGCAAGGATATTGTGCCCCTGAAGGAAATGCGGGCGCGGCTGACGGAACTGGCCGATGAGGCCTGTGCGGGGCGAGAAAAAATCATTACCCGCAACGGCAAGGCCTATGTGGCCTTGATTGACGCCCGTCGACTCGATTACTATCACCGGCTGGAGCGGGAAAATATTCACCTGGGGCTGCTGGACGAGGCGGCGCGGGGATGGGACGACGTGGAAGAGGGCAACCTGCTGACGGTGGCCGAGCTCAAGAGCCGTTACAGCCGGGGCAAATGA
- a CDS encoding 2-hydroxymuconate tautomerase family protein translates to MPYVNIKITREGATAEQKAQLIAGATQLLVDVLGKNPATTVVVIDEVDTDNWGIAGETVTSRRQVGK, encoded by the coding sequence ATGCCCTACGTCAACATCAAAATCACCCGTGAAGGCGCTACCGCCGAACAGAAGGCTCAGCTGATCGCCGGTGCCACCCAACTGCTGGTAGATGTCTTGGGAAAGAATCCGGCCACGACCGTCGTCGTCATCGACGAGGTGGACACGGATAACTGGGGGATCGCCGGTGAAACGGTCACTTCCCGGCGTCAGGTGGGGAAATAA